The stretch of DNA CGGACTACTACAAAGTTTATAGGGTAGAGATGGTTAATTTTTTCTACTGATTTCCAATGAATTTCACCTTGATATTGAGAAATATCTATTCCAAAACATTTGTCTCGATGATTTTTCATCAACTCTATATTGCGTTTATCAAATGTCGTAAGTTCTTTATTTTTCAAGTATACCGGATTTTTTATCAGTCGATAAGCAGCAAAAAGTAGTAAGATCGTAATGAAAATAGCCAGTACCCACAGCGCAACTTTCCTTGTCATAAATCGAAAACTCTATGCATATATTATAATTAAAAAAATCCTACCATTTTTCTGGACGGTAGGATTGGTATGGTTTTCTGTAAAATATGAAAAATTATTTCACTGTTTTTCCTTTTACACGGAAAATTTTTCTTGGAGATTTTTCATCATTACTATAAATGGTCACTGTTTTGCTAAAATCCCCTTCTACATTTCCTGCTGCATATTGTATTTTTATTTCTCCTGTTTTTCCTGGTGCAATAGGTTCTGTAGGGAAAGAAGGGACGGTGCATCCACAAGAAGGTTGTACTTTTTGGATAATTAATGGTTTGCTCCCTTCGTTTTTAATGACCATGACAGCATTAGTTTTAGATCCTACCGCTACATTCCCTAATTCTACATTTTCGCTGGCTAAGCCTATTTGTTGCGCAGAAACGTTGGCAATACCCAAAGCAAATCCCGCAACGATTAATAATTTCTTCATCAGTTTATTTTTTCTTAATCAAATATAAAAAAGTTTCTCACAACATTTTTATTATTGATGTTAAATTCAAATTCCGTTCCAAAAAAATATTTTATATTGAAATGATATTAATCTTTCGTGTTGATATTTAGCATTTTAGACAAATTATTTGGTGCAATATAGCCCGAATAACTCCATTCGATCATTAAATCTGTGGATAATAAAACCCAAAAAGGATAAGCGACTGTTTCGTTTTCTTGTACAAAAGCTTCTACCAAAGTATGTGTTTTTTGATGAGGAAAATCTGGGTTTGGTAGAAATTCTCTTTGTAGAAAATGATAGGATTTATCGCTTTCGGCATCCAATTCGATGAAATAAAAATCGTTTTCTAAAATAGCCAATAATTTTTGGTCTTGATGGATTTTTTTGTTTTGCAACAAACAGTATCCGCACCAATCAGTTGTAAATTCGATTAGAATAGGTTTAGGATTTTGAGCAAAGGCAGCGTTCAATTGTGCTAAATCCTGTTGTGCATTTGCCCAAATCATCCCAAATAGAGTAATGAGGAAAGTGATGTTTTTCATCCTACAAAATAACTAAAATATGGTATAACGAATTCCTGCAAAGCCTCTAATTCCTTGCATTGGTGTATAGCTATAATCGTTCGGTTCGAAGATGACATCGGTTCTGCCTGGAGGAGGAGTTACCCCATTTCCGGGTTCACCGAATGGATCCCACCAACGAGCAATCGCATCATTTTTCGGTAATACATTGAAGAGGTTTTTAGCTCCGAAATAAATTTCTAAGCCTGAAGCCATTTTTTTGGTAATCTGTAAATTAGCTATCAACGTGCTAGGAGAATATTCGGGTCTATAATCATTTTCTACACGAGGTAATCTCATCGGACCATTGAAAACACCGGTGAAATCAACTGAAAATCCTTTTCGGAAAGTGTAAGAAGCCAAGAAATTTCCCGACCATTTTGGCGCATGATATTGTACTTCTTTTTCACCTTCTTCTTTGGCAAAAACATCCATGTAAGTTCCGCCAAGCATTAATTTGAGGGGAAATTCGAAGGCTGCTTCAACATTCAGAGAAATACCTTGCGAGATAGCATGTCCGTCTAAATTATCGTATATAATTTTTGTCTGATCGGTGTCGGTATCGGCAATAATTTTATTGGTGAAATATGAATAGAAAGCAGTTAAATCAAAATTCAATCCGGCAAAATTTGTCGGTAGTTTGAATACATAATTTAGGTTCCCATTGTATGATTTTTCAGGTTTCAGTTCGTTCTCAAAAACCACAGTTCTTGCGCCTGTTAATGCTCGGTGATCTTCTGTGAAGACGTTGACAACACGGAATCCTGTACCAAAACTCGCGCGCAAAGTGTGGTGTGGATTGGGTGAGAATTTATAAGCCACTCGCGGAGAATGAATACTTTTGTGGGTTTGATCATAATCATACCGATAACCTAAAAGCAATTTATTTTCAGGGTTCAAAGTCCATTCATCTTGTATAAAAATTCCGAAAATCGGGGTTTTATTTGGGTTGTTTTTTAGGAGATTATCGTGCTCATCATACCAACCGGTTCCACGTGTATCATCGTCATAATAGGTGTATTTGTAGGATGCACCCAAGAGTAAACTGTGTTGATTGATGGTTTTGTCCCAATAGGTTTGTCCGAAAACAACTTGTTGTTTGGCCTGATAAGATTCGGGGCCGTAAAAAGAATTCTGCTGATGCCAGTTGTAAGAAAATTGTGAAAATATTTTTTCTTTGGTTGGCCATTGATACATCCCAATTGCTTCTACCCGGTTTGTCATAATACTTTCGCCATATACTTCTTCGCCTCCACGATGAAGTTTCCTTTTCCAATTTGTTTCACCGCCCCAGCGATCCTCATACAAATAGCGCAAAGCCAAACTTGCTGTTTTGTTTTCAGGTCTTTGCAACGTCCATTTATTGAAAACCGAAATGCGATCTTGAAGTGTGACATCGGTGAAACCGTCGTGGTTATTGTCTTTTCTTTCTCCGAATTTGAAATAATTAAAACCCAATAAACTATGAGCTTTTTTACCAATATTCGC from Weeksella virosa DSM 16922 encodes:
- a CDS encoding DUF1573 domain-containing protein, producing MKKLLIVAGFALGIANVSAQQIGLASENVELGNVAVGSKTNAVMVIKNEGSKPLIIQKVQPSCGCTVPSFPTEPIAPGKTGEIKIQYAAGNVEGDFSKTVTIYSNDEKSPRKIFRVKGKTVK
- a CDS encoding thioredoxin family protein, translated to MKNITFLITLFGMIWANAQQDLAQLNAAFAQNPKPILIEFTTDWCGYCLLQNKKIHQDQKLLAILENDFYFIELDAESDKSYHFLQREFLPNPDFPHQKTHTLVEAFVQENETVAYPFWVLLSTDLMIEWSYSGYIAPNNLSKMLNINTKD
- a CDS encoding TonB-dependent receptor plug domain-containing protein — its product is MKFYSIPISLLFGAFVLAQEPIKDTITDNNSNNLDEVVITGTMKPMKKSDSPVPIEIYTPAFFKKNPTPSLFDAVQLINGVQPQLNCNVCNTGDIHINGMEGPYTMVLIDGMPIVSSLSTVYGLSGIPNSLVDRIEVVKGPASSLYGTEAMGGIINVITKNPSTAPTLSLDAFTTTWLETNIDGGFKANIGKKAHSLLGFNYFKFGERKDNNHDGFTDVTLQDRISVFNKWTLQRPENKTASLALRYLYEDRWGGETNWKRKLHRGGEEVYGESIMTNRVEAIGMYQWPTKEKIFSQFSYNWHQQNSFYGPESYQAKQQVVFGQTYWDKTINQHSLLLGASYKYTYYDDDTRGTGWYDEHDNLLKNNPNKTPIFGIFIQDEWTLNPENKLLLGYRYDYDQTHKSIHSPRVAYKFSPNPHHTLRASFGTGFRVVNVFTEDHRALTGARTVVFENELKPEKSYNGNLNYVFKLPTNFAGLNFDLTAFYSYFTNKIIADTDTDQTKIIYDNLDGHAISQGISLNVEAAFEFPLKLMLGGTYMDVFAKEEGEKEVQYHAPKWSGNFLASYTFRKGFSVDFTGVFNGPMRLPRVENDYRPEYSPSTLIANLQITKKMASGLEIYFGAKNLFNVLPKNDAIARWWDPFGEPGNGVTPPPGRTDVIFEPNDYSYTPMQGIRGFAGIRYTIF